One region of Thermoplasmata archaeon genomic DNA includes:
- a CDS encoding FumA C-terminus/TtdB family hydratase beta subunit — translation MAEYRLRLPITEGAVRALQAGDIVHLTGELYTARDEAHMRALELLREGRELPVAFAKGAVYHCGPIMKKEGEGWRLVAAGPTTSSRMNSLEPDFIEKTGSRLIIGKGGMDAGVLEALKRHGAAYLAFPGGAAVLAARRVKRVKGVHWLDLGMPEAVWVLEAEDFGPLVVAMDASGRSLYLEASASVERRAADVRRRLGIE, via the coding sequence GTGGCCGAATATCGCCTGAGGCTACCAATTACGGAGGGGGCCGTAAGGGCACTCCAGGCGGGCGACATCGTCCACCTGACCGGGGAGCTCTACACAGCCCGAGACGAGGCTCATATGAGGGCGCTGGAGCTATTGAGAGAGGGCAGGGAGCTGCCCGTGGCCTTCGCAAAGGGTGCCGTCTACCATTGCGGCCCCATCATGAAAAAGGAGGGCGAGGGCTGGAGGCTCGTCGCGGCCGGGCCGACGACATCGAGCCGCATGAACTCCCTCGAGCCGGATTTCATAGAAAAGACGGGTTCGAGGCTGATAATCGGAAAGGGCGGGATGGACGCCGGGGTCCTTGAGGCACTTAAAAGGCATGGCGCGGCCTATCTGGCCTTCCCCGGGGGTGCGGCGGTGCTAGCGGCGCGCAGGGTGAAGAGGGTCAAGGGGGTGCATTGGCTTGACCTAGGGATGCCAGAGGCCGTGTGGGTACTAGAGGCAGAGGACTTCGGGCCTCTCGTGGTCGCAATGGACGCCTCGGGCCGGAGCCTATATCTGGAGGCCTCGGCCTCCGTCGAGCGGCGCGCGGCCGATGTGAGGCGAAGGCTCGGCATTGAGTGA
- a CDS encoding fumarate hydratase codes for MAEGFNIKIIEQTAVELLRMAVTSLPEDVVAALRRMHDEETEPAPKMQLAAILENLKLAEESGTPLCQDTGIHVFFVRGPFHPNFPVRLGDIEEAIRRGVERATKEIPLRPNAVHPLTRKNSGTNLGAHLPCVLFEPSDENFIELTAMPKGAGSENMSAMAMLTPSAGERGVKKFVFDTLLRAGSNPCPPVVLGVGIGGSADLSLALAKRALFRPLGSRNPDPEAARLEEELFDALNGIGIGPMGLGGRSTLLGLHIELAHCHTASLPVAVNIQCWAARRATARIHPDARVEWLTHKKSRGVG; via the coding sequence ATGGCCGAGGGCTTTAATATAAAAATCATAGAGCAAACGGCGGTCGAGCTGCTCAGGATGGCGGTGACAAGCCTGCCAGAGGACGTAGTGGCCGCTCTCAGGCGAATGCACGATGAGGAGACCGAGCCGGCGCCGAAGATGCAGCTCGCGGCGATTCTGGAGAACCTCAAACTGGCGGAAGAGAGCGGGACGCCCCTCTGTCAGGACACGGGCATCCATGTCTTCTTCGTCCGGGGGCCCTTTCACCCCAATTTTCCTGTTCGCCTGGGCGATATCGAGGAAGCGATAAGGAGGGGCGTGGAGAGGGCGACGAAGGAGATACCGCTCAGGCCCAACGCCGTGCATCCCCTGACCAGGAAGAACTCCGGGACCAATCTGGGTGCTCATCTCCCCTGTGTCCTCTTCGAGCCCTCGGATGAGAACTTCATCGAGCTGACCGCAATGCCCAAGGGTGCGGGCTCGGAGAACATGAGCGCGATGGCGATGCTGACCCCGAGCGCCGGGGAGAGGGGGGTTAAGAAGTTCGTCTTCGACACCCTCCTGCGCGCGGGCAGCAATCCCTGTCCCCCCGTGGTTCTGGGCGTAGGAATCGGGGGCTCGGCTGATCTCTCCCTCGCCCTAGCGAAGAGGGCGCTGTTCAGGCCGCTCGGGAGCCGGAACCCGGACCCCGAAGCCGCCCGTCTCGAGGAAGAGCTCTTCGACGCCCTGAACGGAATCGGCATCGGCCCGATGGGCCTCGGAGGCAGGAGCACCCTCCTCGGCCTCCACATAGAGCTCGCCCACTGCCATACAGCCTCCCTGCCGGTCGCCGTGAACATTCAGTGCTGGGCGGCGAGGAGGGCTACCGCGAGAATTCACCCAGACGCGCGGGTCGAGTGGTTGACGCACAAAAAATCGAGGGGGGTGGGCTAA